One region of Citrus sinensis cultivar Valencia sweet orange chromosome 6, DVS_A1.0, whole genome shotgun sequence genomic DNA includes:
- the LOC102616599 gene encoding UPF0481 protein At3g47200 → MTMGSTSVEAEANDHVISIWEVKKDRLESMNKRISEPPTLLSNSAGKQSCCIFRLPQSFININGKSYQPHIVSIGPYHHGEAHVKIIEEHKWRYLGSLLNRLKNTKSLGLEDFLKAVESLEIKARECFSETIHLGTDEFVELLVLDGLFIIELFRKVSGLVKFDPDDPMITMSWILPFLYRDFLKLENQIPYFVLECLFDLSKLPGEESGPTLATLALEFFNYVMQRPDEVVEKYKNHKARHLLDLVRSSLIPSDQAEPKVKARTPTHVIHSISKLRRAGIKLNAVKAESFLAVKFRHGAIEMPTITIDDFMTSFLLNCVAYEQCQSGCSKHITTYATLIDYLVNTARDVEYLCDGNIIENHLGTDAEVALFINNLGKDVAFDMDLCYLSKLFNDVHDYYSSSRHVQWAAFKYKYFDSPWSFISALAALILLLLTVAQTVFTVYSAV, encoded by the coding sequence ATGACGATGGGAAGCACTTCCGTAGAAGCAGAAGCCAATGATCATGTCATAAGTATTTGGGAAGTAAAAAAGGATCGTTTGGAATCAATGAACAAGAGAATCTCGGAGCCACCAACATTGTTGAGCAACTCAGCTGGAAAGCAATCTTGCTGCATTTTCAGACTCCCACAGAGCTTTATCAACATCAATGGTAAGTCCTATCAACCTCATATTGTCTCAATTGGCCCATATCATCATGGTGAAGCTCATGTTAAAATCATTGAGGAGCACAAATGGAGATATTTGGGCAGCTTGCTTAATAGATTGAAAAATACTAAAAGTTTAGGCTTAGAAGACTTTCTGAAGGCGGTCGAATCACTAGAAATCAAGGCAAGAGAGTGTTTTTCAGAAACTATTCATCTTGGCACCGATGAATTTGTTGAATTGTTGGTTCTTGATGGGCTTTTTATCATCGAATTGTTCCGGAAAGTGTCAGGATTGGTCAAATTTGACCCTGATGATCCTATGATCACCATGTCATGGATCTTGCCATTTCTTTACAGAGACTTTCTGAAACTTGAGAATCAGATCCCATATTTTGTTCTTGAatgtttgtttgatttatcaaaattgCCTGGAGAAGAGTCCGGCCCCACTTTGGCTACTCTTGCTCTTGAATTTTTCAACTATGTTATGCAAAGGCCAGATGAAGTTGTTGAAAAGTACAAGAATCACAAAGCGAGACATTTGCTTGACTTGGTTCGCTCAAGCTTGATTCCATCGGACCAAGCAGAGCCTAAGGTGAAAGCCAGAACACCGACACATGTAATCCATTCGATATCCAAGCTTCGCCGTGCAGGAATCAAGCTCAATGCAGTCAAGGCAGAGAGCTTCTTGGCGGTGAAATTCAGACACGGTGCAATCGAAATGCCCACCATCACGATTGATGATTTCATGACCTCATTTCTCCTTAATTGTGTGGCATATGAACAGTGCCAATCAGGCTGCTCTAAGCACATCACAACTTATGCTACACTGATAGATTATTTGGTGAACACTGCTAGAGATGTTGAATATCTCTGTGATGGGAACATTATTGAAAATCATCTAGGCACGGATGCCGAAGTGGCGCTGTTCATCAATAATCTGGGCAAGGATGTGGCGTTTGATATGGATTTGTGCTATTTGTCAAAGTTGTTTAACGATGTGCATGACTATTATAGCAGTAGTCGGCACGTTCAATGGGCAGCTTTCAAGTACAAGTATTTTGACAGTCCATGGTCGTTCATCTCTGCTTTGGCTGCATTGATTTTGTTGCTTCTCACTGTGGCACAAACTGTTTTCACCGTTTACTCTGCTGTGTAG
- the LOC102616902 gene encoding (R,S)-reticuline 7-O-methyltransferase-like, whose protein sequence is MGSMEVHEELLRGQAEVWQLMFAFADSMALKSAVELRLADIMHSHGSPITLPQLASRIDSSCPDIPYLARLMRMLVRKGIFAVHQSSDGGDETLYKMTHISKWLLHDSELSLAPMILVENNQWLLEPWHYLSQCVKEGGIAFKKAHGCEIWDFASQSPQFNNLFNDAMACTAKIVMKALVSHYKDGFDSIQSLADVGGGTGGALAEIVKSYPHIKGINFDLPHVVATAPVCEGIFHVGGDMFDAIPKADAVFMKWILHDWDDEACVKILKNCRQAIPDKSGKLVLVEIVVQEDGNNIFGDMGLVFDLVMFAHTTGGKERTEQEWMKLLEQGGFHRCKIISMPALYSIIEAYPQ, encoded by the exons ATGGGATCAATGGAAGTTCACGAGGAATTATTAAGAGGGCAAGCTGAAGTATGGCAATTAATGTTCGCCTTTGCAGACTCTATGGCATTGAAGTCTGCTGTGGAGCTTCGTTTAGCTGATATTATGCACTCACATGGCAGCCCAATCACTTTGCCTCAATTAGCCTCAA GAATTGACTCATCTTGTCCGGACATTCCCTACCTCGCACGCCTTATGAGAATGCTTGTCCGCAAAGGAATTTTTGCCGTACACCAGTCATCAGACGGTGGTGATGAGACTCTGTACAAAATGACCCACATATCAAAATGGTTGTTACATGACTCAGAGCTAAGTCTTGCACCAATGATTCTTGTAGAAAACAATCAATGGCTACTGGAACCGTGGCATTACCTTAGCCAATGTGTCAAAGAAGGTGGAATTGCATTCAAGAAGGCTCATGGCTGTGAAATTTGGGATTTTGCTTCACAAAGCCCTCAATTCAACAACTTGTTCAATGACGCCATGGCATGCACGGCAAAGATTGTGATGAAGGCACTCGTCTCACACTATAAAGATGGGTTTGATAGCATACAATCACTGGCCGATGTGGGTGGTGGCACTGGCGGAGCTCTTGCTGAAATTGTGAAATCTTATCCAcacatcaaaggtataaacTTTGATTTGCCACATGTCGTTGCCACTGCACCTGTGTGTGAAGGAATCTTCCATGTTGGAGGTGACATGTTTGATGCCATTCCTAAGGCCGATGCGGTTTTTATGAAG TGGATACTGCATGATTGGGATGACGAAGCGTGTGTAAAGATTCTGAAAAATTGCCGACAAGCAATTCCGGATAAAAGTGGAAAGCTTGTTTTGGTTGAAATCGTTGTACAAGAAGATGGTAATAACATATTTGGCGACATGGGCTTGGTGTTTGATCTAGTTATGTTTGCTCACACCACCGGTGGAAAGGAAAGGACTGAACAAGAGTGGATGAAATTATTGGAACAAGGAGGATTCCACCGCTGCAAAATCATCAGCATGCCAGCGTTATATTCAATTATAGAGGCCTATCCGCAATGA